A single window of Paroedura picta isolate Pp20150507F chromosome 8, Ppicta_v3.0, whole genome shotgun sequence DNA harbors:
- the HES1 gene encoding transcription factor HES-1 yields the protein MPADVMEKSSSSPVAATPASVHATPDKPRTASDHRKSSKPIMEKRRRARINESLAQLKTLILDALKKDSSRHSKLEKADILEMTVKHLRSLQRAQMTAALNADPSVLGKYRAGFNECMTEVTRFLSSCEGVTTDVRTRLLGHLAGCMSHIHAANYPAGPPGASFGQPSGQLPAANGGACKLGGSPADGAQVCAGFQLVPAPDGQFAFLIPSTSLAPRGGAVIPLYAHGGLGSGLPPPAASPAAASAPSVPADSSVWRPW from the exons ATGCCAGCCGACGTGATGGAGAAGAGCTCGTCGTCGCCCGTGGCGGCCACCCCGGCCAGCGTGCACGCCACGCCGGACAAGCCGCGCACGGCCTCCGACCACCGCAAG TCGTCCAAGCCCATCATGGAGAAGCGGCGGCGGGCGCGCATCAACGAGAGCCTGGCCCAGCTCAAGACGCTCATCCTGGACGCCCTCAAGAAGGAC AGCTCCCGGCACTCGAAGCTGGAGAAGGCAGACATTCTGGAGATGACGGTCAAGCACCTGCGGAGCCTGCAGCGCGCCCAGATGACGG CCGCTCTCAATGCGGACCCTTCCGTGCTGGGCAAGTACCGGGCCGGGTTCAACGAGTGCATGACGGAGGTGACGCGCTTCCTGTCCTCCTGCGAGGGGGTGACCACGGACGTGCGGACCCGCCTGCTGGGCCACCTGGCCGGTTGCATGAGCCACATCCACGCCGCGAACTACCCGGCGGGCCCGCCCGGAGCCTCTTTCGGACAGCCCTCGGGGCAGCTCCCTGCCGCCAACGGGGGGGCTTGCAAGCTGGGCGGCTCGCCCGCCGACGGGGCCCAGGTCTGCGCAGGCTTCCAGCTGGTGCCGGCGCCCGACGGCCAGTTCGCTTTCCTCATCCCCAGCACGTCGTTAGCGCCCCGCGGCGGGGCCGTGATCCCCCTCTACGCCCACGGGGGCCTGGGCTCCGGGCTGCCCCCTCCAGCCGCGTCTCCTGCCGCCGCCAGCGCGCCCTCCGTCCCCGCAGACTCCTCGGTGTGGCGGCCCTGGTGA